Proteins from one Streptomyces sp. 840.1 genomic window:
- a CDS encoding right-handed parallel beta-helix repeat-containing protein produces MQIPPAAPEPPLPPTPGKTRGSRPRTRPWQAAAVFAALCMVMAGAHPAAAQDGQTYYVATNGQDTAAGTSASPFRHIQRCADLMQPGDTCLITSGTYEETVVPARSGTAQAPITYRAAPGAQVTVSGASRLTGWDAVTAADVTAIGQSDPYAPDSDFADAVAAGHVYATDADLGSDVSTVQVFTDKAMDIEAQWPYPGLDPMDPVLQYAGAGSADATIADPAQTRPAGYWTGARALTGYWYVSATAKVTGSTAGSVTLDAAPPCVHKVVPQETRYALAGKIGELAHPGTWFYDPTAHRLYVYSTDDPDTHTVEAKRRTLGFDLTNTSHTTVTGLGLFATTVKTGATTTGVTLDGIKGTYLSHYTDITRGATDCGSTVTRGVGDSGIIVDGTGNKVVNSDLSLSAGNGIALRGQNNTATDNVIHDVDYMGTYAAGIAVQGNSQTVTHNTISRVGRSGINLQWNSVAGLTPGKDVIAYNDISAYARLSLDVAAVYTCCSADMMGTSIDHNVLHDPAPKTTSSTFGISGVYADNGQSDLVIANNVGWGNREGTVMLNGLGTGSHDNGVYNNTGGMTLFYVKGPGQSTGTKIYNNIGKIAGMDGATDGGLVMSNNLPAETDPLFVDASAHDYRLAAGSPARNAAIALPGINDGSTDPAPSLGAYQYGAPKWTAGARR; encoded by the coding sequence ATGCAGATTCCCCCAGCAGCACCGGAACCACCGCTCCCGCCCACGCCGGGGAAGACACGCGGCTCGCGCCCCCGTACCCGACCGTGGCAGGCCGCCGCCGTGTTCGCGGCCCTGTGCATGGTCATGGCCGGCGCCCATCCGGCCGCGGCCCAGGACGGGCAGACGTACTACGTGGCGACGAACGGTCAGGACACAGCGGCCGGCACCTCGGCCTCCCCGTTCCGCCACATCCAGCGCTGCGCCGATCTGATGCAGCCGGGCGACACGTGCCTGATCACCTCGGGGACGTACGAGGAGACGGTCGTGCCCGCCCGCTCCGGCACGGCGCAGGCGCCCATCACCTACCGGGCCGCGCCCGGCGCGCAGGTGACGGTGAGCGGCGCGTCGCGGCTGACCGGCTGGGACGCCGTCACCGCTGCGGACGTCACCGCGATCGGGCAGAGCGATCCGTACGCGCCGGACTCGGACTTCGCCGACGCCGTCGCGGCCGGACACGTCTACGCCACGGACGCGGACCTCGGCAGCGACGTGAGCACGGTGCAGGTGTTCACCGACAAGGCGATGGACATCGAGGCCCAGTGGCCCTACCCGGGCCTGGACCCCATGGACCCCGTGCTCCAGTACGCGGGCGCCGGCAGCGCCGACGCCACGATCGCGGACCCGGCCCAGACCCGCCCGGCGGGCTACTGGACCGGCGCGCGGGCCCTCACCGGCTACTGGTACGTCTCCGCCACCGCCAAGGTGACCGGCTCGACGGCCGGCTCGGTGACCCTCGACGCGGCGCCGCCGTGCGTGCACAAGGTGGTGCCGCAGGAGACGCGGTACGCGCTCGCCGGGAAGATCGGCGAACTGGCCCACCCCGGAACGTGGTTCTACGACCCCACCGCCCATCGCCTGTACGTGTACAGCACCGACGACCCCGACACCCACACCGTGGAGGCCAAGCGCCGCACCCTGGGCTTCGACCTGACGAACACCAGCCACACCACGGTGACCGGCCTCGGCCTGTTCGCCACGACGGTCAAGACGGGCGCCACCACCACCGGCGTCACGCTCGACGGAATCAAGGGCACCTACCTGTCGCACTACACCGACATCACCCGGGGTGCGACCGACTGCGGCTCCACGGTGACGCGCGGCGTCGGTGACAGCGGCATCATCGTCGACGGCACCGGCAACAAGGTCGTCAACAGCGATCTGTCGCTGAGCGCGGGCAACGGCATCGCGCTGCGCGGACAGAACAACACGGCGACCGACAACGTCATCCACGACGTCGACTACATGGGCACCTACGCGGCCGGCATCGCCGTCCAGGGCAACAGCCAGACGGTGACCCACAACACGATCTCCCGGGTCGGACGCAGCGGGATCAACCTCCAGTGGAACAGCGTGGCGGGTCTCACCCCGGGCAAGGACGTCATCGCGTACAACGACATCTCGGCCTACGCCCGCCTGAGCCTGGACGTCGCCGCGGTCTACACCTGCTGCAGCGCGGACATGATGGGCACCTCCATCGACCACAACGTGCTGCACGACCCGGCGCCGAAGACGACCTCCTCCACGTTCGGCATCTCCGGCGTCTACGCGGACAACGGCCAGAGCGACCTCGTGATCGCGAACAACGTGGGCTGGGGCAACCGGGAGGGCACGGTGATGCTCAACGGCCTGGGCACCGGCTCGCACGACAACGGCGTCTACAACAACACGGGCGGCATGACGCTGTTCTACGTGAAGGGGCCCGGCCAGTCGACCGGGACGAAGATCTACAACAACATCGGGAAGATCGCCGGCATGGACGGCGCCACCGACGGCGGCCTCGTCATGTCGAACAACCTCCCGGCGGAGACCGACCCCCTCTTCGTCGACGCGAGTGCCCATGACTACCGCCTGGCCGCGGGCTCCCCGGCCAGGAACGCGGCGATCGCGCTGCCCGGCATCAACGACGGCTCCACCGACCCGGCGCCGAGCCTGGGCGCCTACCAGTACGGCGCCCCGAAGTGGACGGCGGGCGCGCGGCGCTGA
- a CDS encoding aldo/keto reductase — protein MSDTDSVSGTFFTGDRSATRLSFELPRLGIGTAPLGGLFTEVSEDEAARTLRAAGDAGISYFDTAPRYGHGLAEARLGRLLGPAGVREPVISTKTGWLLRPRPDGSPGEVVPDWSERGIRASVESSLTRLGRSHIDILYLHDPDDFPDEVRRTAYPAVRRLREEGLVRAIGFGMNHSAPMAAHVAEFDVDVVLIAGRFTLLDHEALGTLLPLCARTGTAVVVGGVFNTGLLADPSPGAMFNYRPVPEQALARARRCHELCAAHGVPLTAAAVQFPALHPAVTSVVLGCRSAAEVTANVAATRFPVPGELWWSLADEGFVPPELVP, from the coding sequence GTGAGCGACACAGACAGCGTGAGCGGAACGTTCTTCACGGGCGACCGGAGTGCGACCCGGCTGTCCTTCGAACTGCCCCGGCTCGGCATCGGCACCGCACCGCTCGGCGGTCTGTTCACGGAGGTGAGCGAGGACGAGGCCGCGCGGACGCTGCGCGCGGCGGGCGACGCCGGGATCAGCTACTTCGACACCGCGCCCCGCTACGGCCACGGCCTCGCGGAGGCACGGCTCGGCCGGCTCCTCGGACCCGCCGGGGTACGCGAGCCGGTGATCTCGACCAAGACCGGATGGCTGCTGCGGCCCCGGCCCGACGGCTCCCCGGGCGAGGTCGTCCCCGACTGGTCGGAGCGCGGCATCCGCGCCTCCGTGGAGTCGAGCCTGACCCGGCTCGGCCGCTCCCACATCGACATCCTCTATCTGCACGACCCGGACGACTTCCCCGACGAGGTGCGTCGTACCGCGTACCCGGCGGTGCGGCGGCTGCGCGAGGAGGGGCTGGTGCGGGCCATCGGCTTCGGCATGAACCACAGCGCCCCGATGGCCGCCCACGTCGCGGAGTTCGACGTCGACGTGGTGCTGATCGCGGGCCGGTTCACCCTCCTCGACCACGAGGCGCTGGGCACGCTGCTGCCGCTGTGCGCCAGGACCGGCACCGCGGTGGTCGTGGGCGGCGTGTTCAACACGGGGCTGCTCGCCGACCCCTCCCCCGGCGCCATGTTCAACTACCGGCCGGTGCCCGAACAGGCCCTCGCGCGGGCGCGCCGCTGCCACGAGCTGTGCGCCGCCCACGGCGTTCCGCTGACGGCGGCCGCCGTGCAGTTCCCCGCCCTGCACCCGGCGGTCACCTCGGTCGTCCTGGGCTGCCGGTCCGCCGCCGAGGTCACAGCGAACGTGGCCGCCACGCGCTTCCCCGTACCCGGTGAGCTGTGGTGGAGTCTGGCCGATGAGGGCTTCGTACCGCCGGAGCTGGTCCCGTAG
- a CDS encoding acetylxylan esterase: MAHFDLPLDDLEKYRPELPEPADFDAFWQETLDQQDPYDLAVTWTPVHNGLATIGTFDVTFAGYGGHPVRGWLQLPVTRSGPLPAVVEYLGYNSGRGAPHEKRLWADAGYAHFVMDTRGQGAETPDADPASGDIAAPGFLTRGVLDPRRYFYRRLYTDAVRAVAAVRSHPEVDPGRVVVTGTSQGGGIALAAAGLVPGLVAAMPDVPFLCHFGRATTLTDRPPYDEVARFVKSHREHAATVSRTLAYFDAVSLARRPDAPTLFSVGLMDHICPPSTVYAAFNHYGALRNVDQADKEIRAYPFNDHEGGGHAHEVVKLEWLGKQWGKARAFHR, encoded by the coding sequence ATGGCTCACTTCGACCTGCCCCTCGACGACCTGGAGAAATACCGACCCGAGCTGCCCGAACCCGCGGACTTCGACGCGTTCTGGCAGGAGACACTCGACCAGCAGGACCCGTACGACCTGGCCGTCACCTGGACCCCCGTGCACAACGGTCTGGCCACCATCGGCACGTTCGACGTCACCTTCGCCGGATACGGCGGGCATCCCGTACGCGGCTGGCTGCAGTTGCCGGTGACCCGTAGCGGACCGCTGCCCGCAGTCGTGGAGTACCTCGGCTACAACAGCGGCCGTGGCGCCCCGCACGAGAAGCGGCTGTGGGCGGACGCCGGGTACGCGCACTTCGTCATGGACACCCGGGGCCAGGGCGCCGAGACCCCCGACGCGGACCCCGCCTCCGGCGACATCGCCGCACCGGGCTTCCTCACCCGCGGTGTGCTCGACCCGCGCCGTTACTTCTACCGCCGCCTCTACACCGACGCCGTACGCGCCGTCGCGGCCGTCCGCAGCCACCCGGAGGTCGACCCCGGCCGCGTCGTGGTCACCGGCACCAGCCAGGGAGGCGGCATCGCGCTCGCGGCCGCGGGGCTGGTCCCCGGCCTGGTCGCAGCCATGCCCGACGTGCCGTTCCTGTGCCACTTCGGGCGCGCCACGACACTCACCGACAGGCCGCCGTACGACGAGGTCGCCCGGTTCGTGAAGTCGCACCGGGAACACGCGGCGACCGTCAGTCGCACTCTGGCCTATTTCGATGCGGTGAGCCTCGCACGCCGGCCGGACGCCCCTACCCTGTTCTCGGTGGGGCTCATGGACCACATCTGCCCGCCCTCCACCGTGTACGCCGCGTTCAACCACTACGGCGCGCTGCGGAATGTGGATCAGGCCGACAAGGAGATACGGGCGTACCCGTTCAATGATCATGAGGGCGGCGGTCACGCCCACGAAGTCGTCAAACTGGAATGGCTGGGGAAGCAGTGGGGAAAGGCGCGCGCATTCCATCGATAG
- a CDS encoding FAD-dependent oxidoreductase — protein MSNLLFAGRNISATHIAFGATRVMATCATLGEAAGTAAALCVSEGLTPRELALKQPESVRRTLLRQDASVIGVADDDPGNLALGAVATASSHLSGIAAEPTAAEPGERYPLGSDLALLLPADPAVESVGLLVHGGGAPAELTVELWDTGRPENGVPLGHLMTTGVTVPPGGPHWVTARFGHRPPAAHNVVVIVRAHPGAALVLVPRRTDGVLALRRRAEGDAAVDHDIPEEEGQAVLEWQARGLRRHTFCFRLSPDTHAFRPEQAVGGFQRPYGGPRMWSSDALPGPGRDGTGSGGSVSGEDGTWLRLDWEQEQELSELRVVFDDDVDEYLNNLHRHRTPFEVMPELVRAYRIQMPGPDGTWHTLVSETDNRRRHRVHRLAGPVHTRALRLVVDATHGAPRAHVSAFKAYGGAH, from the coding sequence GTGTCGAACCTGCTGTTCGCCGGGAGGAACATCTCCGCGACCCACATAGCGTTCGGCGCGACCCGGGTGATGGCGACCTGCGCCACGCTCGGCGAGGCCGCGGGAACGGCTGCGGCACTGTGCGTCTCCGAAGGGCTGACCCCGCGCGAACTGGCCCTGAAACAGCCCGAGTCCGTGCGGCGGACGCTGCTGCGGCAGGACGCTTCCGTCATCGGGGTCGCCGACGACGACCCCGGGAATCTGGCGCTCGGCGCCGTGGCGACGGCCTCCTCCCACCTGTCCGGGATCGCGGCGGAGCCGACCGCCGCCGAACCCGGTGAGCGGTATCCGCTCGGAAGCGACCTCGCGCTGCTCCTGCCCGCCGATCCCGCGGTGGAGTCCGTCGGTCTGCTCGTCCACGGGGGCGGAGCACCGGCGGAACTCACCGTCGAGCTGTGGGACACCGGACGACCGGAGAACGGCGTTCCGCTGGGTCACCTCATGACGACCGGGGTGACGGTGCCGCCCGGTGGCCCGCACTGGGTCACCGCGCGTTTCGGCCACCGTCCGCCGGCCGCGCACAACGTCGTCGTCATCGTGCGCGCCCACCCCGGGGCCGCTCTCGTCCTCGTCCCGCGCCGCACGGACGGAGTGCTCGCGCTGCGCCGCCGGGCCGAGGGGGACGCGGCGGTCGACCACGACATCCCGGAGGAGGAGGGCCAGGCGGTACTGGAGTGGCAGGCGCGCGGCCTGCGCCGGCACACGTTCTGCTTCCGGCTCTCCCCCGACACCCACGCCTTCCGCCCCGAGCAGGCGGTCGGCGGCTTCCAACGCCCCTACGGCGGCCCGCGCATGTGGTCGTCCGACGCACTGCCCGGCCCGGGACGGGACGGCACGGGCTCGGGCGGCTCGGTCTCGGGCGAGGACGGCACCTGGCTGCGGCTGGACTGGGAGCAGGAGCAGGAACTCAGCGAGTTGCGTGTGGTCTTCGACGACGACGTCGACGAGTACCTCAACAACCTGCACCGCCACCGCACCCCGTTCGAGGTGATGCCGGAACTCGTCCGTGCCTATCGCATACAGATGCCGGGACCGGACGGAACCTGGCACACGCTGGTCTCGGAGACGGACAACCGGCGCCGCCACCGCGTGCACCGGCTCGCCGGGCCGGTGCACACCCGCGCCCTGCGCCTGGTGGTCGACGCGACACACGGCGCGCCGCGTGCGCACGTGAGCGCGTTCAAGGCATACGGCGGGGCGCACTGA
- a CDS encoding carboxylesterase/lipase family protein, with protein MDIIATTRQGRVRGRVRESVAAFLGIPYAAAPFGPHWFRAPAPAEPWEGVRDALEYGPTAPQRPYRPPLDELIPEVTVPGDACLNLNIWTPESTGGALPVMVWIHGGSLRNGSSAMPLYDGRAFARDGVVLVSVNYRLGVEGFGVFPDAPDNRGLLDQIAALAWVRDNIAAFGGDPGRVTLCGESAGAVSISALLAAPRAAGLFHRAILQSGAPHTVARGRGARTVRAMAKALRVPATAEAFAAVDRERLLDAQAEVVGGADPISGGPGFAVVADDDMIPAGPPSPTVDLLLGCNREEYRLWFVPNGTVDRINRLTLRLALLRFRIPAGAARLYRASRPGARPGEILGEMATDLLLRGPLNRLADSRPARTFLYEFAWRSPVRDLGACHALEIGFVFDNLRHGESLSGPGAPQPLADTMHRAWTAFAATGDPGWPGWDARRPVMVFDHPCTGLTLAPRQEELSIWLKHARSARTGPGGGRD; from the coding sequence ATGGACATCATCGCGACCACACGCCAGGGCAGGGTCCGCGGCCGCGTCCGGGAATCAGTCGCCGCCTTCCTCGGCATTCCCTACGCCGCCGCGCCGTTCGGCCCCCACTGGTTTCGCGCCCCCGCGCCCGCCGAGCCCTGGGAAGGGGTGCGCGACGCGCTGGAGTACGGGCCGACCGCGCCGCAACGCCCCTACCGGCCACCCCTCGACGAGCTGATCCCGGAAGTGACCGTCCCGGGCGACGCATGCCTCAACCTCAACATCTGGACGCCGGAATCCACCGGCGGGGCACTGCCGGTGATGGTGTGGATCCACGGGGGTTCGCTGCGCAACGGCTCGTCCGCCATGCCGCTGTACGACGGGCGGGCCTTCGCCCGGGACGGCGTGGTCCTGGTCTCCGTCAACTACCGGCTCGGCGTCGAGGGGTTCGGCGTCTTCCCCGACGCTCCCGACAACCGGGGCCTGCTGGACCAGATCGCGGCGCTGGCCTGGGTGCGGGACAACATCGCGGCGTTCGGCGGCGACCCCGGCCGCGTCACGCTGTGCGGCGAGTCCGCCGGGGCCGTCAGCATCTCCGCCCTGCTGGCCGCCCCGCGCGCCGCCGGTCTCTTCCACCGGGCGATCCTGCAGAGCGGCGCGCCGCACACAGTGGCCCGGGGCCGGGGCGCCAGGACCGTACGCGCGATGGCCAAGGCACTGCGGGTACCCGCCACGGCAGAGGCGTTCGCGGCGGTGGACCGCGAGCGGTTGCTGGACGCGCAGGCCGAAGTCGTCGGCGGGGCCGATCCGATCAGCGGCGGACCGGGCTTCGCCGTCGTGGCCGACGACGACATGATCCCGGCCGGCCCGCCGTCGCCCACGGTCGATCTGCTGCTGGGCTGCAACCGTGAGGAGTACCGCCTGTGGTTCGTGCCGAACGGGACGGTGGACCGGATCAACCGGCTCACGCTGCGGCTCGCCCTGCTGAGGTTCCGGATCCCGGCAGGAGCGGCACGGCTGTACCGGGCGTCCCGGCCCGGCGCGCGGCCGGGCGAGATCCTCGGCGAGATGGCCACGGACCTGCTACTGCGGGGCCCGCTCAACCGCCTCGCCGACTCCCGGCCGGCCCGCACGTTCCTGTACGAGTTCGCCTGGCGCTCGCCCGTGCGGGACCTGGGCGCGTGCCATGCCCTGGAGATCGGGTTCGTCTTCGACAACCTGCGCCACGGTGAGTCGCTCAGCGGGCCGGGCGCCCCTCAGCCGCTGGCCGACACCATGCACCGGGCCTGGACCGCCTTCGCGGCCACGGGCGATCCGGGCTGGCCGGGCTGGGACGCACGCCGCCCGGTCATGGTCTTCGACCATCCCTGCACGGGCCTGACACTCGCCCCGCGCCAGGAGGAGCTGAGCATCTGGCTCAAGCACGCTCGCTCGGCCCGGACCGGACCGGGCGGGGGGCGGGACTGA
- a CDS encoding acetylxylan esterase, with amino-acid sequence MSWKRNLLAPLAVLTLALSVPAGSGAASASAPARAATAADAVSAVDYAAPGPYATAVEVGAVTTLYYPRDIANSGRRFPVIVWGNGTGAVPLVYRDLLLHWASQGFIVAAANTTQSNLGISMRAGIDMLTRRNSDPDSGFLNHVDLEHIGASGHSQGGAAAIVVGADPRIDAILPIQPGPLADIHAVHVPALLLAGEKDSIVLPFLVKAFYNAADHIPALYAEVRGADHFTVVGDPGPFAAPTTAWFRAQLMGDQAARAQFFGPGCGICTDSATWSDVRRNDLALDVPVTTP; translated from the coding sequence ATGTCATGGAAAAGGAACCTGCTCGCCCCGCTGGCCGTACTCACCCTCGCCCTGTCGGTGCCGGCCGGATCGGGCGCCGCTTCGGCATCCGCCCCGGCCCGTGCCGCCACGGCCGCCGACGCCGTCTCCGCAGTGGACTACGCTGCCCCCGGCCCGTACGCCACCGCGGTGGAGGTCGGAGCGGTCACCACGCTGTACTACCCGCGTGACATCGCGAACAGCGGCCGCCGCTTCCCGGTGATCGTGTGGGGCAACGGCACGGGCGCCGTTCCGCTCGTCTACCGGGACCTGCTCCTGCACTGGGCGAGCCAGGGGTTCATCGTCGCCGCCGCCAACACCACGCAGTCCAACCTCGGCATCTCCATGCGGGCGGGCATCGACATGCTGACCCGACGGAACTCCGACCCGGACAGCGGCTTCCTCAACCACGTCGACCTGGAGCACATCGGCGCCTCGGGGCACTCGCAGGGCGGTGCGGCAGCCATCGTCGTGGGCGCGGATCCCCGCATCGACGCCATCCTGCCGATCCAGCCCGGACCGCTCGCCGACATCCACGCGGTGCACGTCCCGGCGCTCCTGCTGGCCGGCGAGAAGGACAGCATCGTCCTCCCCTTCCTCGTCAAGGCCTTCTACAACGCCGCGGACCACATCCCGGCCCTCTACGCCGAGGTGCGCGGGGCCGACCACTTCACCGTCGTGGGTGACCCCGGCCCGTTCGCCGCACCGACCACGGCGTGGTTCCGGGCCCAGCTCATGGGCGACCAGGCGGCCCGCGCCCAGTTCTTCGGCCCCGGCTGCGGCATCTGCACCGACAGCGCCACCTGGTCCGACGTCCGCCGCAACGACCTGGCGCTGGACGTCCCGGTCACGACCCCGTAA
- a CDS encoding GntR family transcriptional regulator: MAANASAGFDSTLATNKDRFRKALISDQVYELLRQAVVDGDLAPGDRVVESEIARRLGVSQAPVREAVKQLAREGLLMHVPRRGHFVVEISEQDAEYARQVREPLERLAAQLAAQHITKDQLTELDALVERMRKAVTVKDVGVFRDADIEFHTLVSQAAGNPFLERMWEVIEPSLRTLRAISDPLFAGDWSAMADEHGRLVGLLRDGDGEGAAVAFADHAAGRGPVPDARATKKPRGKAAARD; this comes from the coding sequence ATGGCAGCGAACGCGTCGGCGGGATTCGACTCCACACTGGCCACCAACAAGGACCGGTTCCGAAAGGCCCTGATCTCCGACCAGGTGTACGAGCTGCTCCGGCAGGCAGTCGTCGACGGTGACCTCGCCCCGGGCGACCGCGTGGTCGAGTCCGAGATCGCGCGGCGGCTCGGGGTCAGCCAGGCCCCCGTCCGGGAGGCCGTGAAGCAGCTGGCCCGGGAGGGACTGCTGATGCACGTGCCGCGCCGGGGGCATTTCGTGGTCGAAATCTCGGAACAGGACGCGGAATACGCGCGCCAGGTGCGCGAGCCGCTCGAACGGCTCGCGGCGCAACTGGCCGCGCAGCACATCACGAAGGATCAGCTGACGGAACTCGACGCGCTGGTCGAGCGGATGCGCAAAGCCGTGACCGTCAAAGACGTGGGTGTCTTCAGGGACGCCGACATCGAGTTCCACACACTGGTCAGCCAGGCCGCCGGAAATCCGTTCCTGGAGCGGATGTGGGAGGTCATCGAGCCCAGCCTGCGCACCTTGCGGGCCATTTCCGACCCGCTGTTCGCCGGCGACTGGTCCGCGATGGCCGACGAGCACGGCCGCCTGGTCGGTCTGCTGCGTGACGGGGACGGCGAGGGTGCGGCCGTCGCGTTCGCCGACCACGCGGCGGGCCGGGGTCCGGTTCCGGACGCTCGCGCCACGAAGAAGCCGCGCGGGAAGGCTGCCGCCCGCGACTGA
- a CDS encoding FAD-dependent oxidoreductase codes for MREEETRHDIVVVGGGLAGVCAAIAAARLGRRVALIHNRPVLGGNSSSEVRVWVCGATAHGVNRWARESGIMGELYTENQYRNPEGNPYYWDQVVLDAVLAEPLLDLYLHTDVREVEAVGPADARSVRGCTGWMMGSERRITFRAEQFLDCTGDGLLGHLAGARYRIGREARAEHGEPWAPEEADGALLGSTILFHTKDAGRPVKFVAPAYARDLAGTPILRNRVLRTGDNGCDYWWIEWGGELDTVHDNERIRDELQAVVLGIWDHIKNSGEFPDAENLTLEWVGSLPGKREYRRFVGDHVLTQQDILEQRPFEDRVAFGGWSVDLHPVEGMYADGPGARQRYADGVFHRCAVCTR; via the coding sequence GTGCGCGAAGAAGAGACCCGGCACGACATCGTCGTCGTCGGTGGCGGGCTGGCGGGCGTGTGCGCGGCGATCGCCGCCGCCCGGCTCGGCCGGCGCGTGGCCCTGATCCACAACCGCCCGGTCCTCGGCGGCAACTCCAGCAGCGAGGTGCGTGTCTGGGTGTGCGGGGCGACCGCGCACGGGGTGAACCGCTGGGCCCGCGAGAGCGGCATCATGGGCGAGCTGTACACCGAGAACCAGTACCGCAACCCCGAGGGCAACCCGTACTACTGGGACCAGGTCGTCCTGGACGCGGTGCTCGCCGAGCCCCTGCTCGACCTGTATCTCCATACCGATGTCCGCGAGGTCGAGGCGGTGGGTCCGGCCGACGCCCGGAGCGTGCGCGGCTGCACGGGCTGGATGATGGGCTCGGAGCGTCGGATCACCTTCCGCGCGGAGCAGTTCCTCGACTGCACCGGCGACGGGCTCCTGGGCCACCTGGCCGGGGCCCGCTACCGCATCGGCCGTGAGGCGCGTGCCGAACACGGTGAGCCCTGGGCGCCGGAGGAGGCCGACGGGGCTCTGCTCGGTTCCACGATCCTCTTCCACACCAAGGACGCCGGCCGCCCGGTCAAGTTCGTGGCACCCGCGTACGCCCGCGACCTCGCCGGCACGCCGATCCTGCGCAACCGGGTGCTGCGCACGGGCGACAACGGCTGCGACTACTGGTGGATCGAGTGGGGCGGCGAGCTCGACACCGTCCACGACAACGAGCGCATCCGCGACGAGCTCCAGGCCGTCGTGCTCGGGATCTGGGACCACATCAAGAACTCCGGCGAGTTCCCCGACGCCGAGAACCTCACCCTGGAGTGGGTCGGCAGTCTCCCCGGCAAGCGCGAGTACCGGCGCTTCGTCGGCGACCACGTCCTGACGCAGCAGGACATCCTGGAGCAGCGGCCGTTCGAGGACCGGGTCGCGTTCGGCGGCTGGTCGGTCGATCTGCATCCGGTGGAGGGCATGTACGCGGACGGGCCCGGCGCGCGCCAGCGGTACGCGGACGGCGTCTTCCACCGCTGCGCTGTCTGTACTCGGTGA
- a CDS encoding amidohydrolase — translation MIDCHVHVWDPAEGFPWIRPGTPLHRPCTEADLEASGAELGLAGAILVEASRGDAAETYALRELRLGRPDLVAGYVGNLHVHGGAGPGAFRALLDEFGDTRPNAMRIGGQDWASTPEPARNLVPVLADAGMALELNLYRGALRTAAEVAEQHPELAVVVDHLGNPPHLSAGDPGEWYADLERAAGVGNVVVKISGLLTQQHGVPERQLAHLVRHVVDTLGPQRCLLGSDWPICLTRGSRADSLAAARTGLGHLTPAQTRHLSQTTAERVYRLRG, via the coding sequence GTGATCGACTGCCATGTCCATGTGTGGGACCCGGCCGAGGGGTTCCCGTGGATCCGTCCCGGGACGCCACTGCACCGGCCCTGCACCGAAGCCGATCTGGAGGCGTCCGGGGCCGAACTCGGCCTGGCCGGCGCGATTCTCGTGGAGGCCTCCCGAGGCGACGCGGCGGAGACGTACGCCCTGCGGGAACTGCGCCTCGGGCGGCCCGACCTGGTCGCCGGCTACGTGGGCAACCTCCATGTCCACGGCGGCGCCGGGCCCGGCGCGTTCCGGGCACTGCTGGACGAGTTCGGCGACACCCGGCCCAACGCGATGCGCATCGGCGGCCAGGACTGGGCGAGCACTCCCGAGCCGGCCCGGAACCTGGTCCCGGTGCTGGCCGATGCCGGAATGGCCCTCGAACTGAACCTGTACCGCGGCGCGTTGCGAACCGCTGCGGAGGTGGCCGAACAGCACCCGGAACTCGCGGTGGTCGTCGACCACCTGGGCAACCCGCCGCATCTTTCCGCCGGTGACCCGGGGGAGTGGTACGCGGATCTCGAACGGGCTGCCGGGGTCGGCAACGTCGTTGTGAAGATCTCCGGCCTGCTCACCCAGCAGCACGGTGTGCCCGAACGTCAACTGGCCCACCTGGTACGGCATGTGGTGGACACGCTCGGTCCGCAACGCTGTCTGCTGGGATCCGACTGGCCCATCTGCCTGACGCGCGGCAGCCGCGCCGACTCGCTCGCCGCCGCCCGCACGGGCCTCGGCCATCTCACCCCCGCCCAGACCCGCCACCTCTCGCAGACCACCGCGGAGCGCGTGTACCGGCTGCGCGGTTGA